A genome region from Hevea brasiliensis isolate MT/VB/25A 57/8 chromosome 7, ASM3005281v1, whole genome shotgun sequence includes the following:
- the LOC110638215 gene encoding zinc finger protein ZAT10 — MALEALNSPSSLLHNDIELHSHEPWVKRKRTKRSRLELEDSPTEEEYLALCLLMLANGTHDHQDTPPPPPSLKLSYKCKVCNKAFPTYQALGGHKASHRKLMGVVDDQSNLPMVTTTSKTPSSVSLSGRTHECSICHRTFPSGQALGGHKRRHYDGGSNSGGGNSGDNENKGLEVLNSSLISQLDFDLNVPVLPEFPLVYVDRKLKSKLPGEEEVESPLPEIRHRPLTVIETAKMHGIHL; from the coding sequence ATGGCTCTTGAAGCTCTGAATTCCCCATCTTCTCTGTTGCATAATGATATAGAACTTCATTCCCATGAACCTTGGGTTAAGAGAAAACGAACTAAGCGTTCACGCTTGGAATTGGAAGATTCCCCTACTGAAGAGGAATACTTAGCTCTCTGCCTTCTCATGCTTGCCAATGGCACCCACGACCACCAAGACACACCACCTCCCCCGCCATCGTTAAAACTCAGCTATAAGTGCAAAGTTTGCAACAAAGCCTTCCCAACTTATCAGGCTCTAGGTGGACACAAGGCTAGCCATCGGAAACTTATGGGAGTAGTTGACGACCAATCTAACCTTCCTATGGTAACTACTACTTCCAAAACACCCTCTTCGGTTAGTTTAAGTGGCAGGACTCACGAATGTTCCATCTGCCATAGAACTTTTCCCTCCGGACAGGCTCTGGGAGGACACAAACGGCGCCACTATGATGGTGGAAGTAACAGTGGCGGCGGCAATAGCGGTGACAATGAAAATAAAGGATTGGAAGTTCTGAATTCGAGCCTGATTAGTCAACTTGACTTTGACTTGAACGTTCCTGTCTTGCCGGAGTTTCCATTGGTTTATGTTGACCGCAAGCTAAAAAGTAAACTTCCCggcgaggaagaggtggagagtcctCTTCCCGAGATCCGGCACCGACCACTTACAGTGATTGAGACGGCGAAGATGCATGGAATTCACCTATAA